The Sulfurimonas hongkongensis genomic interval TTTTTTTAATTTTAGGAAATATAATGGCACTTAAGATAGCAATAAACGGATTTGGTAGGATTGGTCGTTGTGTAGCTCGCATTGCGGCTAGTAGAAGTGATGTAGAAATTGTAGCAATAAATGATATGGCTACAATCGATATGATGCTTTATCTACTTAAAAATGATTCAGTTCACGGAACGTTTAAGAGTGAAGTAATTCAAGTTGATGAAAACAATATTCTCATAGATGGTAAAAATGTTAGAGTTTTTAGTAATCGTGACCCTAAAAAACTTGCCTTTGCTGATTGCGGTGCTGACATAGTTTTAGAGTGTACAGGAGTTTTTTTAACTCAAGAGAGCGCACAGATTCACATAAACAATGGTGTTACTAAAGTTCTCTTTTCTGCTCCATCAAAAGATAAAGAGACAGCTACTTTTGTTATGGGTGTAAATGAGCATCTATACGATGGGCAAAAAATAGTCTCAAATGCTTCTTGTACTACAAACTGTTTAGGTCCTATTGCTAAGACTCTAGATGATGCTTTTGGGATAGAAAAGGGCCTAATGACTACGATTCACTCTTATACGAATGACCAAAATATTTTAGATGTAAAACACTCAAAAGATAGACGTCGCGCAAGAGCAGGGGCTATAAATATGATACCTACTACAACAGGTGCTGCAAAAGCGATAGGACTAGTTCTTCCTCAGCTTGTTGGAAAACTCCACGGTCAAAGCGTTCGCGTTCCAACTCCTAATGTTTCTATGGTTGATTTGAATGTCGTAGTTAGTAGAAAAACTAGCAAAGAAGAGGTGACAGCTGTATTTAACGAGATGGCAGAGACTAAACTAAAGGGGCTTTTGCTTATTGACAAAGAGATGAGAGTGTCTCAGGACTTCGTTGGATGTCAGTATAGCTCGATAGTTGCAGAGGACTTAACTCAAGTTATAGCAGGCGATATGGTAAAAGTTATGGCATGGTATGATAATGAGTGGGGCTACTCTATGAGACTTCTTGATATGGCACTTCATATCTCATCTAAATAATACGCAAGAGTACTTTTAGTAGTAAGCTCACAATCTAGCATTGTAAAAGAAATTAAGGAACTAAATGGAATTATTAAACATAAAAAACTTAGATTTAGCTGGTAAAAAAGTCTTTATAAGATGTGACTTTAATGTACCTATGGATGAGTATGGAAATATATCTGATGATAGAAGAATCCGCTCAGCTCTTTCTTCCATAAACTACTGTCTTGACCAAGAGTGTGCAGTTATCTTAGCATCACACTTTGGTCGCCCAAGAGGCAAGGTAGATGAAAAATACTCTTTAGTTCCAGTAGCAAGAAGGATTCAGCACCTTCTAAAAAGAGAAGTAATAATAGCAAAAGATGTTATAGGTCCAGATGCAATATCTAAGGCAGCTGCACTTGAGAAGTCTCAAGTACTACTTCTAGAAAATCTTCGTTTTGAAGAGGGGGAGACTAAAAACGATAGAGAGCTCTCAGAAAAACTAGCATCAATGGCAGAATTTTATATAAATGATGCTTTTGGAGTTAGCCATAGAGCCCACGCCTCAGTAGAGGGGATAACGCATTTTTTTGATAATGAGCATAAGGCTGCTGGCTTTTTACTGCAAAAAGAGATAACATTTTTCTCCAAACTTATAAACAATCCAGTTCGACCTTTTGCCGCAATAATTGGAGGCTCAAAAATCTCTGGAAAATTAGAAGCTCTTATAAATCTACTTCCAAAAGTAGACAAGATGTTTCTAGGAGGTGGTATGGCGTTTACATTTTTAAAAAAGATGGGTTACAACATAGGTGCGTCTTTAGTAGAGGATGATTTGCTCGAAGAAGCTGGGCAGATTATGGAAGAAGCAAAAAGATTAGGCGTTAAATTTTACCTGCCTGTAGATGTTATAGTGGCTGATAAATTTTCAGAAGATGCAGTTAGTAAGATTGTAACTACACAAGAGATTCCAAACTCTTGGATGGGGCTAGATATTGGACCTGCTACTGTTAGACTTTACCGTGAGGGACTAAGTGATGTGCAAACTGTTCTTTGGAATGGACCAATGGGTGTATATGAGATGGAAAAATTTGCAAGAGGTTCTAGTAAAATTGCTAACTTTGTAGCTGATAGTTATGCTACAACTGTAGTTGGTGGTGGAGATACAGCTGACCTTGTTCAAAGAATTGGAGTAGATGATGAGATGAGTTTTATCTCTACAGGCGGTGGAGCATCACTAGAACTTTTAGAGGGAAAAATGCTTCCAGGTGTTGAGCCTTTAATTGTTAATAAAGAGGCTTAAAATGATAATTGCAGCAAATTTAAAAACAAACTTAACTAGAGCACAGACACTAGAATATCTTAAAAATTTAGAATCATGTTTAAATGAAAATAGTATCACTCAAGAAGTTATGGTATTTCCATCTCCAACTTCCCTAAATGCTCATGATGGAAAAATTATAA includes:
- a CDS encoding phosphoglycerate kinase, which produces MELLNIKNLDLAGKKVFIRCDFNVPMDEYGNISDDRRIRSALSSINYCLDQECAVILASHFGRPRGKVDEKYSLVPVARRIQHLLKREVIIAKDVIGPDAISKAAALEKSQVLLLENLRFEEGETKNDRELSEKLASMAEFYINDAFGVSHRAHASVEGITHFFDNEHKAAGFLLQKEITFFSKLINNPVRPFAAIIGGSKISGKLEALINLLPKVDKMFLGGGMAFTFLKKMGYNIGASLVEDDLLEEAGQIMEEAKRLGVKFYLPVDVIVADKFSEDAVSKIVTTQEIPNSWMGLDIGPATVRLYREGLSDVQTVLWNGPMGVYEMEKFARGSSKIANFVADSYATTVVGGGDTADLVQRIGVDDEMSFISTGGGASLELLEGKMLPGVEPLIVNKEA
- the gap gene encoding type I glyceraldehyde-3-phosphate dehydrogenase — encoded protein: MALKIAINGFGRIGRCVARIAASRSDVEIVAINDMATIDMMLYLLKNDSVHGTFKSEVIQVDENNILIDGKNVRVFSNRDPKKLAFADCGADIVLECTGVFLTQESAQIHINNGVTKVLFSAPSKDKETATFVMGVNEHLYDGQKIVSNASCTTNCLGPIAKTLDDAFGIEKGLMTTIHSYTNDQNILDVKHSKDRRRARAGAINMIPTTTGAAKAIGLVLPQLVGKLHGQSVRVPTPNVSMVDLNVVVSRKTSKEEVTAVFNEMAETKLKGLLLIDKEMRVSQDFVGCQYSSIVAEDLTQVIAGDMVKVMAWYDNEWGYSMRLLDMALHISSK